One genomic region from Oncorhynchus gorbuscha isolate QuinsamMale2020 ecotype Even-year linkage group LG13, OgorEven_v1.0, whole genome shotgun sequence encodes:
- the zgc:114130 gene encoding mRNA decay activator protein ZFP36 — MKMPSYALNQFLDLEEVMCKHLLSLDLRDASKQSTFPVRPVGYNKPRAPCSLSASSSALSTDSTEGATKTSCHWGQNTDASLPSRLNKMSFWAERSVSMVDPSTCTLGWASTEPKQPPASPTGGPVSGSPTSSRYKTELCRTFAESGICKYGGKCQFAHGFDEMRDLNRHPKYKTEPCRTFHTIGFCPYGIRCHFVHNNEDDLGPARPGPGPQAPRSRRPPLLRQSFSFSGVPSAPPQPLKHSHPFLVPPVSPHTSADITDLLSHTFSEMDCVFEPACDLQSQFLPSPDSGCSLCGLSPVPSPFQTPCTLSEGCGLQQSQSPPCGPALGARSLSYTSLSDHEGGCGSSASSLSGSDSSGPDGSGRRLPIFSQLSVPDEGFSGTSFFL, encoded by the exons ATGAAAATGCCATCATACGCGCTTAATCAATTTCTTGATTTGGAAGAGGTTATGTGCAAG CATCTTCTGAGCCTGGACCTCCGGGATGCATCCAAACAGTCAACTTTCCCAGTGAGACCTGTTGGTTACAATAAGCCCCGGgccccctgttccctctctgcatctagctctgccctctctaCAGACTCCACAGAAGGTGCAACCAAGACCTCCTGCCACTGGGGGCAGAACACAGATGCCTCACTTCCATCCAGATTGAACAAGATGTCATTCTGGGCTGAGCGCTCGGTCAGCATGGTGGACCCCAGCACGTGCACCCTAGGCTGGGCCTCTACAGAACCTAAACAGCCCCCAGCCTCCCCTACTGGTGGCCCTGTCTCTGGGTCTCCCACCTCTTCACGCTATAAGACTGAACTGTGCCGCACCTTTGCTGAGAGTGGCATCTGTAAGTACGGGGGGAAGTGCCAGTTTGCCCACGGCTTTGATGAGATGCGTGACCTCAACAGACACCCCAAGTACAAGACAGAGCCTTGTCGCACCTTCCACACCATCGGCTTCTGTCCATATGGCATCCGCTGCCACTTTGTTCATAACAACGAGGACGACCTGGGCCCTGCCAGACCTGGCCCTGGTCCCCAAGCCCCCCGCTCCAGACGACCCCCTCTGCTTAGGCAGAGCTTCAGCTTCTCAGGCGTCCCCTCTGCCCCTCCACAGCCCCTGAAGCACTCCCACCCCTTCCTCGTGCCTCCAGTTTCCCCTCATACCTCGGCTGACATCACCGACCTACTCTCCCACACCTTCTCTGAGATGGACTGCGTCTTTGAGCCGGCCTGTGATCTCCAGTCTCAGTTTCTCCCCTCTCCTGACTCGGGCTGTTCCCTCTGTGGACTGTCCCCTGTGCCTTCCCCCTTCCAGACCCCCTGTACCTTATCAGAGGGCTGTGGCCTGCAGCAGAGCCAGAGTCCCCCCTGTGGCCCTGCTCTCGGTGCCAGAAGCCTCTCCTACACCTCACTGTCAGACCACGAGGGTGGATGTGGCAGCTCAGCCAGCAGCCTCAGTGGGTCTGACTCCTCTGGTCCAGATGGGTCTGGTCGGCGGCTGCCTATCTTCAGTCAGCTGTCAGTGCCTGACGAGGGCTTCAGCGGCACTAGCTTCTTCCTCTAG